In the Catenovulum adriaticum genome, GCTTTTTGTTCTGCCACCGCTTGTTGTGCGTCTACTAAATTTGCATAAGCGATATCAACATCAGCTTGATAGTCAACAGCTTCAATTTCAATTAACAACTCATCTTTATCAAAAAAACCACCGCCGCGCATCGACTCTGACACATAGGTAATTTTTCCACCAACTTGTGACGTTAATGCCGTTTGAATTTGTGCTTCAACTAACCCATAAGAATCAATGATAATTGGATAATCAACAGCTTTTAATGGTTTAACATCAACCGATATCTGTGCCTCTGGTGGCGTAAACTTTCGGTTAGCTTGAGGTTTACTATAAACAACAACCCATACAAGTCCAATAAAAAGCACTATCAGAACAAGTGGCATGAATTTTTTAATTATTTTTAGCATAAATTAGTTTTCCTGCTGTTCTAAGTTAGCGATTGCAAAGTCGCCACCTAATGCTTGGTGCAGCATAATTTGATTGGTAATAATTTGTCGTTTCAACTCAACAACCTGATTTTTAGCATTAAATGCCGTTCTTTGGGTTGAAAGGTAATCTGTGTAATCTGTTATCCCACGTTGATACTGCTCAAACGCAAGCTGTTCAGCCAAAATAGCATTGTCTCTAGAGGTTTCACTATAGCTAAGTTGGCGCTCAAGCGAAGCAAATTGATTTAACCCACCTTCTATATCGTCAAGAGCCTGATAAATTGTTTGCACATAGCTAAGCTCTGACTGGCTTAATTCAATTTCTGCTTGTGCTTCTAGCGTTTTCAAACGCCCTGCATCAAATATGGGTTGCAGTACTGACGCAGATAAAGACCAAGCAATCCCTTGGCTAAATAAATCAGATAAACTAGATTGCCTGTCATCAACGTCCGCGGCTAAACGAAAGCTGGGGAATCTATCTTTATGCGAAATAGCTAAATTAGCATTACTCATTAAAATATTTAACCAAGCCGACTGTACGTCTGGCCTCTGTTTAATCAGGCTTGATGGAATGCCTTTAAGTAGTGAAAAATCCACTTCGGGAAAATCATCCCCTACCTCTAACCCTTGTTTTGGTGAATGCCCTAATAACAACGAAAGCTGACGACTCTGCTGTGCTAAAGTGGCTTTTTGCTTTGCTAAATTAGATTTTTCAGCTTCTAAATTATTCCGGGTTAAATAAACATCTAACGCCGAATTAAGCCCCGCACGATAGCCGTTTTCAATGATATCTAAATTGCCTTGTAAATT is a window encoding:
- a CDS encoding efflux transporter outer membrane subunit, whose product is MNFVKTIKFIALTATLSACQSNYNGAIDQQVEFPTRWQNALPETPQGTKLVQWVGSEQLNQLIETAIANNQNIRIKQLDVDKAKLNLQRAGAVFWPDLDFSLQASRGKSASDAAISNQVSAGLSASYEIDLWGKLSDAQKAAQYNYQNTIVQLEQAQLDLITSVSSVWLQMLASVQFIDITEQKLKNLQGNLDIIENGYRAGLNSALDVYLTRNNLEAEKSNLAKQKATLAQQSRQLSLLLGHSPKQGLEVGDDFPEVDFSLLKGIPSSLIKQRPDVQSAWLNILMSNANLAISHKDRFPSFRLAADVDDRQSSLSDLFSQGIAWSLSASVLQPIFDAGRLKTLEAQAEIELSQSELSYVQTIYQALDDIEGGLNQFASLERQLSYSETSRDNAILAEQLAFEQYQRGITDYTDYLSTQRTAFNAKNQVVELKRQIITNQIMLHQALGGDFAIANLEQQEN